In Topomyia yanbarensis strain Yona2022 chromosome 2, ASM3024719v1, whole genome shotgun sequence, one DNA window encodes the following:
- the LOC131682404 gene encoding glycoprotein-N-acetylgalactosamine 3-beta-galactosyltransferase 1-like, producing the protein MKLTEMGTRNHGHPRTLVTLIFGTVLGFMFATFITSSTSRAPWIPEYYHSSKEAPAVVSDPHTGNELRDAAGPEQDVGFHGEHEEAHAHENSSLAHQLQREVRVLCWIMTNPGNHKKKALHVKRTWGSRCNKLLFMSSKEDPLLNSIALPVKEGRNNLWAKTKEAFKYIYQHHLDDADWFIKADDDTYVVVENLRYMLYPFSPSFPIYFGCKFKPFVKQGYMSGGAGYVLSKVAVKRFVEEAIPNKNCRQDNDGAEDVEMGKCMEVVKVLAGDSRDSLGRGRFFPFVPEHHLIPNHVDKDFWYWKYIYYKTDEGLDCCSDNAISFHYVSPNQMYVLDYLLYHLRPYGIVSHSQPLPKKLSLADVVLSDDRSKTTENPVGLKSNVASELEEQQNRLLNTKDEQESNNVLLE; encoded by the exons GTACTCGCAACCATGGCCACCCGCGAACACTGGTTACTCTTATTTTTGGGACGGTATTAGGCTTCATGTTCGCTACCTTCATCACCTCCAGTACTAGTCGAGCACCGTGGATTCCGGAGTATTATCACTCGTCGAAGGAAGCTCCGGCGGTAGTCAGTGATCCTCACACAGGTAATGAGCTGAGGGATGCGGCGGGCCCAGAGCAGGACGTTGGTTTCCATGGAGAACACGAAGAGGCTCACGCTCACGAAAACTCTTCGTTGGCACATCAGCTGCAACGAGAGGTGCGGGTTCTCTGTTGGATTATGACAAATCCTGGCAATCACAAGAAAAAAGCACTCCATGTCAAACGGACGTGGGGTTCACGGTGCAACAAGTTGCTGTTCATGAGCTCGAAAGAGG ATCCTCTATTGAACTCTATCGCATTGCCGGTCAAGGAAGGGCGAAACAACCTGTGGGCTAAAACGAAGGAAGCATTTAAGTACATTTACCAGCATCACTTGGATGATGCCGACTGGTTCATTAAGGCTGATGATGACAC GTACGTCGTAGTAGAAAACCTCAGATATATGTTATACCCGTTCTCGCCGAGTTTCCCAATATATTTCGGGTGCAAATTCAAGCCATTCGTGAAGCAGGGTTACATGTCTGGCGGAGCTGGCTACGTACTGAGTAAAGTGGCCGTTAAACGCTTCGTCGAAGAGGCCATTCCTAACAAAAACTGTCGACAGGATAATGATGGCGCTGAAGATGTTGAAATGG GTAAATGCATGGAAGTGGTAAAAGTTCTGGCAGGTGATTCACGCGACTCTCTAGGCAGAGGGCGATTCTTTCCCTTTGTTCCCGAACATCATCTCATTCCCAATCATGTGGATAAAGATTTCTGGTATTGGAAATACATTTACTATAAAACTGACGAG GGTCTAGACTGCTGCTCGGATAACGCCATTTCCTTCCACTACGTCTCACCCAACCAAATGTATGTGCTGGATTATCTGCTCTATCACTTGCGACCATACGGCATTGTGTCCCACTCGCAACCTCTACCAAAGAAACTCTCCTTAGCGGACGTGGTCCTGTCAGATGATCGTAGTAAGACCACCGAGAATCCTGTCGGTTTAAAATCGAATGTCGCCAGTGAACTCGAAGAGCAGCAGAACCGACTGCTCAATACCAAAGATGAGCAAGAGTCGAACAACGTACTACTGGAGTAG